TACAGTAACAAATAGCAACCTCATGTAATGTAAAAAAGGCGTGCTAAAACTGGAACGGTGAACTGGCCAAAAGAAGGTGCGCATGTCACTATCGTACGATACGATTGTGTGTTAGCGAAAATACTACAAGTATCTTATCTTTAGTCGGCCAAGTATGCCATATACGCTCCGCCCAAATGTACAGCACGTAAACTGCAGGGTTATGACCATAAGGCATATGCGAAATGCTCATGTGCTACGCCATGTTTTCTCAAACTCAAATCGGAAGCAATTGTTCCATGGGAAGGTGTATGATTGGAGTTTTCTCCACGCATACAAATATCCCACataaatgtgtacatacgtacaatGGTACGTACGCATGCACAACcctccacacacacatacaggCATATGCTTCAGCTTATGCTCAAATACATGATGAAATTCGTTTGGTTAAACGAGTTTACCTCTTGTAGTGAATACAGAGAGCCCCTATCTAGTTCATTTTGGGCTTTTCGTATTGAATCGATTATTATTTGTTCTGAAATGGGGCTCTTTTGCATCAGGAAGATGCTATGCTTTGGGGGGATATAAAAACGATTCAAATTTTGCAAACTGTTCAGTTCTGTCAAAGCGGTTGCAtactttacatttttgcaaaatttggTTGATGAacagaatgtttttttcacgaattgcttattaatttttctcaCACTTGCGGAAAAGAGAATATCTGTGTGTgaatgcatttttatttttttcttttctcctcgtAATGGTTTTAACACCAAATGTGTTTATAAggcatttcccccttaacACGTTTGGCACGCTTAACACTTTTGACACGTTTTACGTGTTTGACGCATTTAACACCATTCgtatgtattttatttttcctgttaTCTACAGGTTGCATTTGATCTAGTTATCAAGttacgaaaaaataatttacgtTCATGTGCACAAATCGTAGTGCGAGTAATGATTATAAAAACTTGCAAACGTGTACATGACAATTCTTTTTAACTCACCTTTGTTCACTTTGTTTTTAAACTTGAAAGCATTTCTGCTCATGTGCAAAAGGCGCAGCGTTTAAATGTTCACCTGCGATGCTGTATTGCCCATTTGGACGATGAACGGGGCAAGCCGCTACGGTGCTAATCTGTAAGTCGTTTAATAAATCGGGTGAATGGCAATCTGCTAATCTGCCAATCTGTGAACGGCTCAGTGAGGAATTACAAAATTCGTGAACGTAAAAGGCCAATTTTTTAACTCATGAAGAGGCATATTTACCTTTTTATCCTGACATGCATATATTTGTTCAGTTGGCACAATTTTAATTAGTACTAGAAGTTTAAAAGTTAGCATAAGCCAtgatatattatttatacaTGGCATAACAAGATATACCATGCTATGACTTCAgcaccaatttttttttccgtaaaCATTTAATTTTGCGAAAATTGTTCGTGCGTAAaacttgtatttttttttttcttgcttctCCCAAGCGAGATTGCAGTGTCATGCTTTGCCATAACGCATCCAATCCTTAAACGGTTACGATAAGAAAGGATTTCTTAAGCATATATGCATCATTGAGtatacatataatttttttttttttttttttttttttttgccataaTATTGCATacaataataatttttaagaaataaaaaaaaaaattcataataaatacatttttctcttttgctttaaaaaaaaaaaaacatagtaTGCATACTCGTTTGTatgttttatcattttgtgAGTAAATATGTGAcatactttttctttcgctTTGCTTTTTCatattgtaaaaaagaaaccaagtttttttcttctcatatTTCTTTAAATCCAAAGATTTatccttttaaattttacatacgaaaggaaaaaaaaaaagaaagaaaaagctgaAAAGCCGAATTAACGATAGTAAGAagtttaatttatttacattttggTTAAAACATTTTGCCATTCTTTGCATCCTCTACTTCTCTTTTACAAATACAACAAGAAAATGGGGTCCTCCATCCAGCCATCAAGATTTTTAGATAGTAAGAACGCTTAAAGAGGAAATATGCTTAGCTTGAatttgtacatatgcgtACGCGCGTACATACATTTGTAAACAGTGTTGCACATATACGTGTTATCATATGATTGTACGAATTTATCAATGTTTGAAGTAATTCCTCATCTCAATTTCTGCCCTTTTATCAGCACAAAGTTCACATTCGTTtgacacatgtacatattttatcAACCTGTTCGTTAtaattgtatattttttgtgttgcACGATGCTATATAATTGTGTTGTATAacaatgtgtatatatattagaACGAGTgttaaaatggtgaaaacGATCATCCCCCTTAAAAGAAAGTGTTCTTCATGATTATGCGCGAGCCAACATACCGGATTACACTCTTCCGCGCCACTCTCCCATATGAGAAACTGTCCTCACACTTTTTACGTACCCTTTTTACGTACCCTTTTTACGTACTCTTTTTACGTACCCTTTTTACGTACTCTTTTTACGTATATTCCGCCCCCTTCCACAGGTGCCGTACTATCCCTATTTGCTATGGTCACTTCGGCAGCATTCCTCTACATGTTTTCAgaatttttcgttttatcaTTCGAAGCGAAATTACTTAACAACAAAGTGAGCATGGTGCTGTCACGTATATTTCCATTCAAGGTAAGAAACGTAGAAACGAATAAATACAAAGTAAAAGagcaaacataaaaaaaaagcaaaacaacaaaaaagaagaagcttGTTGCATACGAGTTAGCATGCACGTAGAACactgtgtatatatgtacatatgtacatatgtacatatatgtatgaaaatgatttttttttaattatttaactAATTAAACgcattctgtttttttcccccatcccATGAAGACCTTCGAGTACAACCTGACCCACATATTGCTCCTGACCATATGCATAATCATCCTTAGTCTCAAGTAAAGCAACAAGAAATGATATCGCATAGAGCTCTTCATTAGCCGTGCGTCTAGTTCTTGCTCTAGAGTTGTGTGTATGTCTATTTGAGCATGTATATTTTATACCCTCATCGGTAAACGTactttatacattttttcatcttcttttttttttttttttttttttttcttgcactCCGTAGGCCTGATTATAGCTACCACAGCAAGATCAGCGTTAAGGATTGCAAAAGAAGCGGAGGAAAGGATGATTCCCACAAAATGGACGACATGGATAGAATGTCAagagacaagaaaaaatgaatgccaACTGAAATGTAACGACGCAGCCGCATGGGGAATACAACCAGTGAATTCATTGTGCAgtctctatatatatatatgaggctgtatatgtgtacgcaCGCCCATATATATCttatataacatatatatatgtttgtgtgtatgcatattagctcacatgtatatgtatgtgcatactGTACAATCGCATTCTGTGTTATGGTGAAGTGTGTGCTGTGAGTTTTTCTACTTGTTTTACaaaataggagaaaaaacaaaaaaaaaaaaaaaaaaaaatacaaataaataaataaataatcgaaaaaagtggagaagaagaagcggTCAAGTAGATGAACATCtgatatgataaaaaaaaaaaaaaaaaaaaaacagtttttttttcaataggaaaaagcaaattttttataaattatgAGGTATAAGCTAtttatttaactttttttttttttaaatgtatgCATAAGTAGAGACGCCAATTTTAAGTAAAGCAATAAATTTATACAtgactatatatatacatatacaggTACCTGTATAAGTGCATATCTTTACGCATGTTTAAAAACTCGCCAAAGTGTagatgccaaaaaaaaaaaaataataataaaagaaaaagaaatataagttggaaattaaagaaaaacggCAGACATaaatggaagaaggaatttttaCTTCCGTGACGATGTGTATTTGCCGAATCAAGTAGACATGTTGATATCGCTAAAAAGCATCTTAATTTTATCACCAAAGTTATCATATATGGTTTGGCTACCATTAGAAGAAATAAACGTTCTATGTATTTTGTTAATAATGTAAAAGAATGTAGATACGTCTTCAACCAAGGGGTATATCGGATAGTTGTGCGTATCGTTTGTAAAAAGTAAGTTGCAAATATGTTTGTTCTCTTCCAGCTCGATACGCTTATAACTGTGGGAAGGGGTGTAAGTGTTCTTGTCTTCATGATTGTGTTTTTCACgttggttatttttttttccagttaaATCACTATTAATAACGTGTTGTCCACTGTCAACGGTGTTGCAACAGTCGCTCTCACTTGGATTGGCCTTATCCAATTCGTTCGCTTCATCCTGGCGAATATGTGCTTGCTCTTCCTTAATCTTCTCTTCAATACTCTCGAATATCTTTTTGTAGTGTTGTGCATTTTGGTTAATCATTTTGACAGTGTCCTTCCTGTACACTGTTGGTTCATATTCATAGTATGCGCAATAAATAACTCCTTCTTTGATTAATAAATCGTTAAATGTTTTTACGAAGGATTCTCTTTCGACGTTGGAACGTTTGGTTTTCTCTTGGCCTGTCGTGCCTTCCCCCTTCTGGTCTCCCGGTGCCTGTTCCTCATTGTGGCAATTCAGTTTGTGTTCGCCATTGGGGGTATTTTCCCTTAAGGGGAGATCATTTGTTTGTTCCactatttttgcattttcttcattaggGGATTCTCTTTTCTCAGTTTTCCCTGACTGAGACCGCTCCTCTGTTTCCTGGATCCTGAGAAATTTCACAAGTTCGCTGTGGAAATTTTCATTAAAGGGAATATTGACAGGTAAGTGGAAATCTGCAGGTGGGATACTACTGTCCTTGTGTTTTTTAacaaacaattttaaaacaTCAAATAGGAAGTAGAAACCTGGTGATTTATGATCAATTGGGGTGTGTTTGTTTTTTACAGAATTGTGACCGTCtgccttttcctccttcaaattGTTTGGAATGCCTGTAGATTCAATTGGCTCCTTCACAATTTCTAGGTAGGTAAAGTATGTCAAGAAAAAACCCGGGGGACAGCTCCCACTATTATAATCTAACTGTAAAATATGTACAGAATTTGTCAAATTatttatcttccttttttctgggTGCCCTAATTTTGGATGTTTGTGTATATAAAAGGATaagccattttttccaataagTGAATAGGTACTTAGGACAACGAGCCTATTTGTTTTGATAAGcgttttcacctttttactattttttttgcaaaaaaggtgtttcttcatttcgtAGAAATTTATATTAGACCCGGATGATATAACAAATTTTGGTCTAATTATATGTCCATTGTCTAGTACGATTGAGTCtatttttacggagttagaCAAGGGAGCCATATTATCATTCTTTATAATTTCCTCTCCGTAATcacagaaaggagaaaaaattatgtcgtctatttttctgttaatCATGTAAACGGAATTGTTTAGACAAGCCACTCGTGATATGGCATAGATAATGTCGTTCTGCCCATAGGACGGATAGATAAAAGCACTATCGCACAGGTTTTGGTGTTTGAATTTATTTAATGAGTTGACTAAAATATGTAGCCGTTTGAGAaactccattttatttataataaAGCGTTTAGCTTTGGTATATCCGGTCAGGTAATATTCGGGAATGTCACTATTATTGCAGTGCTCCATTTCTAGATCGAAGAGACCTATTCCGTACATGACGTAGTCTGTGAGTTTTCCTGAGATGTTGTACGATTGGAGGTAATCCTCAATTCTGGCATTTGCGTTTTCTTCGGGGTGGTCCGCGCAATTGGCATGGTTGTGTGGGTTGTGTTGGCGGTTGTCATGGTTGTCatggttgttgtggttgtcaTGGTTGGCACGGTCAGCATGATTTGCCTGCGGTATATTTTCTGATTCCTCTCTCTCGCGTGGGATGTTTCCAATTTgattttcacttttcttgTCCCCAGGAAGATCGTACCTGTCTGAATCTCCCCAATTATTTTTGGTGACTGTGAGAATGCTACTCTGTAGTGTAACCACCTGTTCCGTTACATTTGCCTTctttacaaaattgtaattGGAAAGATTGGAGAAGGTGTAATTCTTATCGTGAATAATATTCTTGTGAATAAAATTCAtgatcattcttttttcaatgAGACTCAGGTTTTTGTCAAGGAAGACCTGCGTCTTGTTTAGAGGAATTTTTAACACAATTAAATCGTTTTCGTCCTCatgattattattattactactaTTCTTCAGGTTCTGTATATGAGTTGTGTTGGGTATGTGTACCCCTTTATTCGCGCATATATTTTGGGGGGCATTTCCTGGAATTTTTACATTGTGCATATCTGTTTGTTCTACCAATGTGTTGTAGCTAGCCTTATGGTAGGTCATGTAAAAGTATTGCACTCCCACAAAagtaatgtatatatgtgctttTAACGTAATCAACAATTCCT
Above is a window of Plasmodium knowlesi strain H genome assembly, chromosome: 6 DNA encoding:
- a CDS encoding GDP dissociation inhibitor, putative → MDDKENTTFDCDILICGSSLQNTLLAAYFSINNYKVINIDKNPFYGDVNCSLNFNQFQDEKCRFKNFYDEYFPLSPRRNGNDVERIQNLKQIVHSYFQINNNKFNIDLNPKILYNDSNIEELLITLKAHIYITFVGVQYFYMTYHKASYNTLVEQTDMHNVKIPGNAPQNICANKGVHIPNTTHIQNLKNSSNNNNHEDENDLIVLKIPLNKTQVFLDKNLSLIEKRMIMNFIHKNIIHDKNYTFSNLSNYNFVKKANVTEQVVTLQSSILTVTKNNWGDSDRYDLPGDKKSENQIGNIPREREESENIPQANHADRANHDNHNNHDNHDNRQHNPHNHANCADHPEENANARIEDYLQSYNISGKLTDYVMYGIGLFDLEMEHCNNSDIPEYYLTGYTKAKRFIINKMEFLKRLHILVNSLNKFKHQNLCDSAFIYPSYGQNDIIYAISRVACLNNSVYMINRKIDDIIFSPFCDYGEEIIKNDNMAPLSNSVKIDSIVLDNGHIIRPKFVISSGSNINFYEMKKHLFCKKNSKKVKTLIKTNRLVVLSTYSLIGKNGLSFYIHKHPKLGHPEKRKINNLTNSVHILQLDYNSGSCPPGFFLTYFTYLEIVKEPIESTGIPNNLKEEKADGHNSVKNKHTPIDHKSPGFYFLFDVLKLFVKKHKDSSIPPADFHLPVNIPFNENFHSELVKFLRIQETEERSQSGKTEKRESPNEENAKIVEQTNDLPLRENTPNGEHKLNCHNEEQAPGDQKGEGTTGQEKTKRSNVERESFVKTFNDLLIKEGVIYCAYYEYEPTVYRKDTVKMINQNAQHYKKIFESIEEKIKEEQAHIRQDEANELDKANPSESDCCNTVDSGQHVINSDLTGKKNNQREKHNHEDKNTYTPSHSYKRIELEENKHICNLLFTNDTHNYPIYPLVEDVSTFFYIINKIHRTFISSNGSQTIYDNFGDKIKMLFSDINMST